One Papaver somniferum cultivar HN1 chromosome 10, ASM357369v1, whole genome shotgun sequence genomic window carries:
- the LOC113319559 gene encoding class V chitinase-like: MANTMINSILFFFFFSSTTMFASTSAADIKGGYWPSWLQNTLPPSAIPASYYTHVFYAFAGISSSNYQLVVKPEDEQWMPIFTTSLHSKTPSVITMLSIGGGDPGNRDDFAVMASSPSNRANFISSTIQVARRYNFDGLDLDWEYPLTQAAMVNLGTLLTEWRKAINEEAGQTGKPRLLLTAAVYFTPSAYILSSELTTYPAQAVRDSLDFVNLMTYDYRGEWDTSKTGAHALLYDPSSQISTSAGIQAWINAGVPANKLIMGLPMYGRTWKLRDANVNGIGAPAVGVGPGGGVLTYTDVVDFNGVSGTQVVYDARTVSMYSYRGTDWIGYDSPTTIDVKVKYARDNRLGGYFFWRIGQEKNWELTTQALRSWAR; encoded by the exons ATGGCTAACACAATGATCAATTCAAtcctgttctttttctttttctcatctACCACCATGTTTGCTTCAACTTCTGCTGCTGATATAAAAGGTGGTTACTGGCCTTCATGGTTACAAAATACACTTCCTCCATCAGCTATACCTGCCTCTTATTACACTCATGTATTCTACGCTTTCGCCGGAATCAGTTCATCAAATTACCAGCTAGTTGTAAAACCAGAAGACGAACAATGGATGCCGATTTTCACTACATCTCTTCATTCGAAAACTCCAAGTGTAATAACTATGTTATCCATTGGAGGAGGTGATCCAGGCAATCGTGATGATTTCGCTGTCATGGCTAGTAGTCCTTCTAACCGTGCAAATTTCATCTCGTCCACGATTCAAGTGGCTCGCAGATATAATTTCGATGGACTTGACCTTGACTGGGAATACCCATTAACTCAAGCAGCCATGGTCAATCTAGGAACTCTCCTCACGGAATGGCGTAAAGCAATCAATGAAGAGGCTGGTCAAACAGGAAAACCAAGACTTCTTCTAACTGCCGCTGTTTATTTCACGCCAAGCGCTTATATCCTATCAAGCGAGCTTACAACGTACCCGGCGCAAGCAGTACGTGACTCCCTCGACTTTGTCAACCTAATGACTTATGATTATCGTGGAGAATGGGATACATCTAAGACTGGTGCACATGCTTTGCTTTATGACCCTTCAAGTCAAATTAGCACTAGTGCTGGAATTCAGGCATGGATAAACGCCGGTGTGCCGGCAAACAAATTAATTATGGGATTACCAATGTACGGTCGAACATGGAAGTTGAGGGATGCAAATGTGAATGGAATTGGTGCACCTGCAGTCGGAGTTGGTCCAGGAGGAGGAGTTCTAACTTACACAGATGTGGTAGATTTTAATGGAGTTAGTGGAACTCAAGTGGTGTATGATGCGAGGACGGTATCTATGTATTCTTACCGTGGAACTGATTGGATTGGATATGATAGTCCTACAACTATTGATGTGAAGGTTAAATATGCTCGAGATAATAGACTTGGTGGGTATTTCTTCTGGCGAATTGGCCAAGAAAAGAATTGGGAACTCACCACTCAAG CTTTAAGGTCATGGGCGAGATAG